Proteins co-encoded in one Sinobacterium norvegicum genomic window:
- a CDS encoding DUF58 domain-containing protein codes for MLPLSQDSRLYCQRQRMLMLAKQGASLQLRPPYRRGSMLAGKHKSSQRGRGMDFVELRHYHPGDDVRCIDWRVSQRTGQMYLREFALETDKTLTLIIDQRSSLFFASDGSIKAVLAAEIAAVVAGRARFDGDRIAGQVITDTGLQPLIGGRGQQGLLLLIEQLIDANQRLPNTEGESYPHGMIEALSKLCGEKVRDRLVVIVSDFIDVDAEKLALLLAQLSRHNSVMGCCVYDPLEQQLPTQSLLLADNRYQLSLSRLQDGLRKRFHRAVADEGQRLASAFSDNGLALLMLSTHQDCWQQLQQQINAGA; via the coding sequence ATGTTGCCGCTCAGCCAAGACAGCCGCCTCTATTGCCAGCGCCAGCGTATGTTGATGCTGGCAAAACAGGGTGCCAGCTTACAGCTACGGCCTCCTTACCGCAGGGGTTCAATGCTGGCTGGTAAGCATAAAAGCAGTCAGCGCGGTCGTGGTATGGACTTTGTCGAACTCAGACACTACCACCCCGGCGATGATGTTCGCTGTATCGATTGGCGGGTCAGTCAACGTACCGGGCAGATGTATTTGCGTGAGTTTGCCCTCGAGACAGATAAGACGCTGACCCTGATTATTGATCAGCGCTCGAGTCTGTTCTTTGCCTCTGATGGCAGTATCAAGGCGGTGCTGGCAGCGGAGATTGCCGCCGTTGTTGCCGGTCGCGCCCGCTTTGATGGTGACCGCATTGCCGGCCAGGTTATTACCGATACCGGCCTGCAGCCATTGATTGGTGGCCGTGGTCAGCAGGGTTTGTTGCTGTTAATCGAGCAGCTTATCGATGCCAACCAACGGTTGCCAAATACCGAGGGAGAGAGTTATCCACACGGTATGATCGAGGCGCTGAGCAAACTCTGTGGCGAAAAAGTCAGGGACAGATTGGTTGTTATTGTCAGCGACTTTATCGATGTCGATGCCGAAAAATTGGCATTGTTGCTGGCGCAATTATCCCGCCATAACAGTGTGATGGGCTGTTGTGTCTATGACCCGTTGGAGCAACAGCTGCCGACGCAGTCGCTGTTACTGGCTGATAACCGCTATCAGCTGTCGTTGAGTCGGCTACAAGACGGGTTGAGAAAGCGTTTTCACCGCGCTGTAGCAGACGAGGGACAGCGACTGGCGTCGGCATTTTCTGACAATGGCCTGGCGCTGTTAATGTTGTCCACTCACCAAGACTGTTGGCAGCAATTGCAGCAGCAAATTAATGCGGGGGCTTAA
- a CDS encoding AAA family ATPase translates to METTTMTPPPQDLIKALKDSINQSIIGQQAVVDQLIIALLAEGHVLIQGLPGLAKTRAVSAMASSVDAQLRRIQFTPDMLPSDITGSEMFNSESQQLSFTRGPVFSNFVLADEINRAPAKVQSALLEAMAEAQVSVAGQSYPLPDLFMVLATQNPVEQEGTYPLPEAQMDRFLMQLLIDYPSIESEILMLQMLRAESRAEAGQPVISMADILQARRQIEAIHVSAAVDQYIVALVDASRKPQKYHQQLSKWIDQGASPRASIALDKAARATAWLAGRDFVNTDDVRRVIHPVLRHRISRSYTAIGNNISSDHIIDTIVDHVAWV, encoded by the coding sequence ATGGAGACAACAACGATGACACCCCCCCCGCAAGACTTGATTAAGGCGTTAAAAGACAGCATCAATCAATCGATTATTGGTCAACAGGCCGTGGTCGACCAGTTGATTATTGCGCTGTTGGCCGAGGGACATGTGTTGATACAGGGACTGCCAGGGCTGGCAAAAACCCGGGCGGTATCCGCTATGGCCAGCAGTGTTGATGCCCAGCTGAGACGGATTCAATTTACTCCAGATATGCTGCCCTCGGATATTACCGGCAGCGAGATGTTTAACAGCGAAAGCCAGCAGCTGAGTTTTACCAGGGGGCCGGTGTTCAGCAACTTTGTGTTGGCCGATGAAATCAACCGCGCGCCGGCCAAGGTACAGTCGGCACTGCTGGAGGCGATGGCCGAGGCTCAGGTCTCAGTCGCCGGCCAGAGTTACCCATTACCGGATTTATTCATGGTCTTAGCCACCCAAAACCCGGTGGAGCAGGAGGGCACTTATCCGCTGCCCGAGGCTCAGATGGACCGTTTTTTGATGCAGCTGCTGATTGACTACCCGAGCATCGAATCAGAGATATTAATGCTGCAAATGCTGCGGGCAGAGTCTCGTGCTGAGGCCGGCCAGCCGGTGATATCGATGGCTGATATTTTACAGGCCCGGCGTCAGATCGAAGCGATTCATGTCAGTGCCGCCGTCGATCAATATATTGTCGCGCTGGTCGATGCCAGCAGAAAGCCGCAAAAATACCATCAACAACTATCCAAGTGGATAGATCAGGGCGCCAGCCCCCGCGCCTCGATTGCCCTCGACAAGGCTGCCAGGGCCACTGCCTGGTTGGCCGGCAGAGACTTTGTCAATACTGATGATGTGCGCCGCGTCATCCATCCGGTGCTGCGTCACAGAATCAGCCGCAGCTATACCGCTATAGGAAATAACATCAGCAGCGATCACATTATCGACACGATTGTCGATCACGTCGCCTGGGTTTAG
- a CDS encoding arylsulfatase: protein MTKFSEKLICQAVVGATAATALAAPAMASTASEKPNIVVIMADDIGWSNTSAYNMGMMGYKTPNIDRIAEDGMLFTDHYGQPSSTAGRAAFLTGQLPIRTGLLNVGLPGSPVGLSPSDPTLAEVLKDHGYMTNQLGKNHLGDQEHMLPHRRGFDNFYGNLYHLNAEEEPENEDYPKDPAFAERFGPRGMVTGTADGPTGSDGPLTKKRMETIDRELTDMAVDYIEEQAKTDEPFFLWYNPSRMHVWTHLSEEWAGKTGYGLYADGMAELDHYVGELLDTLESTGQRENTIVIFTTDNGAEKMSWPDGGNTPFKGEKGLTTEGGVRVPFMVSWPGKIPAGKVNNGIQSHEDIFTTLATIAGEKEVQKNFKTKHDVYIDGYDHSESWFTNEDTPRNEIFYFAETGNLEAVRVGKIKTTFIQPTEDSWFAPRLASTWPQIVDLRSDPYEEAPEHSMMYLRWFGERMFYFIPVQVEVAELLKTFQEFPLRQTPTSFNLERVMKQMPYRPDAS, encoded by the coding sequence ATGACAAAGTTTTCTGAAAAATTAATTTGCCAGGCTGTCGTCGGCGCCACCGCCGCGACGGCGTTGGCTGCGCCAGCGATGGCCAGCACCGCCAGTGAGAAGCCCAATATTGTGGTGATTATGGCCGATGATATTGGCTGGTCAAACACCTCGGCCTATAACATGGGCATGATGGGCTACAAAACGCCGAATATTGATCGCATTGCCGAGGACGGTATGCTGTTTACTGATCACTATGGTCAGCCCAGTTCAACTGCAGGGCGGGCGGCCTTTTTAACCGGTCAGTTGCCGATTCGTACCGGTCTGCTCAATGTCGGTCTGCCGGGCTCGCCAGTGGGGCTTTCTCCGTCTGACCCAACTCTGGCCGAGGTGCTCAAAGACCACGGTTATATGACTAATCAACTGGGTAAAAACCACCTGGGGGATCAGGAGCATATGCTGCCGCATCGCCGAGGCTTCGATAATTTCTACGGCAACCTCTACCACCTCAATGCCGAGGAAGAGCCAGAGAATGAGGACTACCCAAAAGACCCGGCCTTTGCTGAGCGCTTTGGCCCCAGAGGTATGGTAACAGGTACTGCCGATGGCCCGACCGGCTCGGATGGACCGCTGACCAAGAAGCGGATGGAGACCATCGACCGAGAGCTGACCGATATGGCTGTCGACTATATCGAAGAGCAGGCGAAAACCGATGAGCCCTTCTTCCTCTGGTATAACCCCTCGAGAATGCATGTGTGGACTCACCTGAGCGAGGAGTGGGCTGGTAAAACAGGCTATGGTCTCTATGCCGATGGTATGGCAGAGCTGGATCACTATGTGGGTGAGTTGCTGGACACCCTGGAAAGCACTGGCCAGAGAGAGAATACCATTGTCATCTTTACCACCGATAATGGCGCCGAGAAAATGTCCTGGCCCGATGGCGGCAACACCCCGTTTAAGGGCGAGAAAGGCCTGACCACCGAGGGTGGTGTGCGGGTGCCCTTTATGGTCAGTTGGCCGGGTAAGATACCGGCGGGCAAAGTCAACAATGGCATTCAATCACACGAGGATATCTTTACCACGCTGGCAACCATTGCCGGTGAAAAAGAAGTGCAGAAGAATTTCAAGACCAAGCATGATGTCTATATCGATGGCTATGATCACAGTGAGTCCTGGTTTACCAACGAGGATACCCCGCGTAACGAGATCTTCTATTTTGCCGAGACCGGTAATTTAGAGGCGGTCCGTGTTGGTAAGATCAAGACTACGTTTATCCAGCCCACCGAGGACTCTTGGTTTGCTCCGCGCCTGGCCTCAACCTGGCCTCAGATCGTCGACCTGCGCTCCGATCCTTACGAGGAAGCCCCCGAGCACTCGATGATGTATCTACGTTGGTTTGGTGAGCGGATGTTTTACTTTATTCCAGTACAGGTTGAGGTGGCAGAACTACTAAAAACCTTCCAGGAATTCCCGCTGCGTCAAACACCAACCTCGTTCAACCTTGAAAGGGTAATGAAGCAAATGCCCTACCGTCCAGACGCCAGCTAA
- a CDS encoding LysR family transcriptional regulator: MAQDKHVDLNLLRVFMTVCRTGSITLAAEELNLNQSSVSNAITRFKNVVGEPLFLRAGRGVEPTSFAQNLFKELEQSMDTINQLLTTGSFDPIQTRREFKVVASDFVIQQLLQPLQELLQPLSVTVVFKEFQGGEQQTDDILSLEKADLVIDMKPKLDSGWHSQKLISESIVVIARHNHPRLKKGLSLQAYLSEQHVFYRLRESNTTVMEQVLNARFPKRNMLSEHSSCLSMFATVKKTDAVGLTLTSYAEEFAPLFDLQVLEPPFTTKPFEFYMIWHKKFTNNPAHQWLRESIVSVVD, translated from the coding sequence ATGGCTCAGGACAAACACGTCGATTTAAATCTTCTTCGGGTCTTTATGACAGTTTGCCGCACCGGCTCTATTACCCTGGCCGCCGAGGAACTCAACCTCAACCAATCCTCAGTCAGCAATGCGATTACTCGCTTCAAAAATGTCGTCGGCGAGCCGCTTTTTCTCCGCGCCGGCAGAGGCGTTGAGCCCACCTCGTTTGCTCAGAACTTATTTAAGGAGCTGGAGCAGTCGATGGACACCATTAATCAGCTGCTGACCACCGGGAGTTTTGACCCTATACAGACTCGGAGGGAGTTTAAGGTGGTGGCCAGCGACTTTGTTATTCAACAGTTGTTACAGCCGCTGCAAGAATTACTGCAGCCACTGTCTGTGACTGTTGTGTTCAAGGAGTTTCAAGGGGGGGAGCAGCAAACTGATGATATTTTATCGCTGGAGAAGGCCGACTTGGTTATCGATATGAAGCCCAAGCTGGACTCGGGTTGGCACAGCCAAAAACTGATCAGCGAAAGCATTGTCGTCATTGCCCGGCACAATCACCCTCGGCTGAAAAAAGGCTTAAGCCTACAGGCATACCTATCAGAGCAACATGTTTTCTATCGCCTGCGCGAGAGCAATACCACAGTAATGGAGCAGGTGCTCAATGCGCGATTCCCCAAGCGCAATATGCTCAGCGAACACTCCTCCTGCCTGAGTATGTTTGCCACAGTGAAGAAAACCGATGCGGTGGGCTTGACCCTGACCAGCTATGCCGAGGAGTTTGCGCCACTGTTTGATCTACAGGTGTTGGAGCCGCCTTTTACCACCAAGCCCTTTGAATTTTATATGATTTGGCATAAAAAGTTCACCAACAACCCGGCCCATCAATGGCTGAGAGAGTCGATAGTATCGGTGGTTGACTAG
- a CDS encoding anaerobic sulfatase maturase: MTSQSAHPFHLLIKPVGAKCNLDCHYCYYLRKQERYQDGATMQMSEQMLESYIAGYIAAQPDDCQQLDFSWQGGEPALRGLPFYQKAVELQQHYGRDKMKITNTFQTNGTLINEKWAAFFQRHQFLVGISIDGDELNHGHGRPTLKGENSFDKVIRGLELLKQYQVSFNTLTVVHSDNADQGRQTYQTLKDLGSTVIQFQPCVEHPDDQRSDKDWSLSADQWGSFLCDVFDEWKENDVGKVHIQFFENTLSILAGQPSQMCFHSEFCGQQLMLEHDGSIYSCDHFSYDDYRVGDIDGDDLGLIASSERQRKFGTDKWASLPQQCKRCHFRPFCNGGCPKDRTAVSVDLENGLNRLCAGYKQFFIHAMPTLGAILETVQQGYPANLYSVISRLKKTSQPGGNSPHRIA, encoded by the coding sequence ATGACCAGCCAATCAGCCCATCCCTTCCATCTACTGATTAAGCCAGTGGGTGCAAAGTGTAATCTCGATTGCCATTACTGTTATTACCTGCGCAAGCAAGAGCGCTACCAAGATGGCGCCACCATGCAGATGAGCGAGCAAATGCTGGAGTCATATATTGCCGGCTATATCGCCGCACAACCGGACGACTGCCAACAGCTGGACTTCAGCTGGCAGGGCGGTGAACCGGCACTCAGAGGCTTGCCGTTTTATCAGAAAGCTGTTGAGTTACAACAGCACTATGGCCGCGATAAGATGAAGATTACCAACACCTTTCAGACCAACGGCACCTTAATCAATGAAAAATGGGCGGCGTTTTTTCAGCGGCATCAATTCTTGGTCGGCATCAGTATCGATGGCGATGAACTCAATCACGGCCACGGCCGCCCCACTCTCAAGGGGGAAAATAGTTTTGACAAGGTCATCCGTGGCCTCGAGCTGCTAAAACAGTATCAGGTCAGCTTTAACACTCTGACAGTGGTGCACAGCGACAACGCCGATCAGGGCAGGCAGACCTATCAGACCCTGAAAGACTTAGGTTCCACCGTTATTCAATTTCAACCCTGTGTCGAACACCCTGATGATCAGCGGTCGGATAAAGACTGGTCACTCAGCGCCGATCAATGGGGGAGTTTTCTCTGCGACGTGTTCGACGAATGGAAGGAAAACGATGTTGGCAAAGTCCATATTCAGTTTTTTGAAAACACCCTATCAATACTCGCCGGCCAACCCAGTCAGATGTGCTTCCACAGCGAGTTTTGCGGCCAGCAGTTAATGTTGGAGCACGATGGCAGCATCTATTCCTGCGATCATTTCAGCTATGATGATTACCGTGTCGGCGATATTGACGGCGACGACTTAGGGCTTATTGCCAGCTCCGAGCGACAGCGTAAATTTGGCACCGACAAATGGGCATCGCTGCCGCAGCAGTGCAAACGCTGTCACTTCAGGCCTTTTTGTAATGGTGGCTGTCCCAAGGATAGAACAGCGGTCAGCGTTGACTTAGAGAACGGCCTGAACCGACTATGTGCCGGTTATAAGCAGTTTTTCATCCATGCCATGCCCACGCTAGGCGCCATTTTAGAAACGGTACAACAGGGTTACCCTGCCAACCTTTATAGTGTGATCAGTCGTTTGAAAAAAACCTCACAACCTGGCGGCAATAGCCCTCATCGTATTGCCTAA
- a CDS encoding YbjQ family protein has protein sequence MLISNIEIIPGKKITQHLGMVQGNTVRAKHAGRDIMAGLKNIFGGELKGYTELLTEAREEAMDRMKQQAEAVGANAVINVRFSTSSVTAGAAELFAYGTAVILE, from the coding sequence GTGTTAATCAGTAATATTGAAATTATCCCCGGTAAGAAAATCACCCAACACCTCGGCATGGTTCAGGGCAATACCGTGCGCGCCAAACACGCTGGCCGCGATATTATGGCCGGGTTGAAAAACATCTTCGGTGGCGAACTCAAAGGTTATACCGAGCTACTCACCGAGGCCCGTGAAGAGGCCATGGACCGAATGAAGCAGCAGGCGGAGGCCGTTGGCGCTAACGCCGTTATCAATGTGCGCTTCTCTACCTCCTCGGTCACCGCCGGTGCCGCCGAGCTTTTCGCCTATGGTACTGCGGTTATTCTGGAGTAA
- a CDS encoding YbjQ family protein, whose protein sequence is MFDLYVFLGLLTLGYVFGRIAEKRHFKSIIEREEQYRELLVFSERLPPPGIGRVDSCFVGGNVVVSIDYFKRIAASLRGLIGGRVGAFETLVERARREAILRMKEQALQQGATKIINVKLETASITKGRKQKIGCVEVYAYGTALIPVKTR, encoded by the coding sequence ATGTTTGATCTTTATGTCTTTCTCGGTCTGTTGACCCTGGGCTATGTCTTTGGCCGCATTGCCGAGAAACGCCATTTTAAGTCGATTATCGAACGCGAAGAACAGTATCGCGAGTTACTGGTCTTCAGCGAACGTCTGCCGCCACCAGGTATTGGCCGCGTCGACAGCTGCTTTGTCGGCGGTAATGTGGTGGTTTCCATCGATTATTTTAAACGTATAGCCGCCAGTCTACGAGGCTTGATAGGAGGCCGTGTTGGCGCCTTTGAAACACTGGTCGAACGCGCTCGCCGCGAGGCCATCTTACGAATGAAAGAACAGGCGCTGCAGCAGGGAGCGACAAAAATTATTAACGTCAAACTCGAAACTGCCTCGATTACCAAAGGCCGTAAACAGAAAATTGGCTGCGTCGAAGTTTACGCCTATGGCACGGCGTTGATACCGGTAAAGACACGGTGA
- a CDS encoding M48 family metallopeptidase, with product MKYSNPKIPEGINVSDEHPLKDFFAMLAAVALFAVAVIFTLAVLAEQLVRFIPFEVEQSLAERFINSELSVDNGGDEAPQQQQIEDYLQQLADQLNKADSSLYSDDIDRLPITVHYVDSDEINAFATLGGHILIFRGLLEHMPNENALAMVLGHEIAHIQHRDPIVALGRGLTIGVAMMSIAGIGDGAMSEQLLSHVATLSHLSFSRAHEQEADDSALHTLSQYYGHVGAADSLFTILLEQQNGSQPPIFFSTHPLNKDRITRIQQHPGYRSDATLTPLPDWLNAAIEPPSER from the coding sequence GTGAAATATAGCAACCCAAAAATCCCTGAGGGCATTAACGTCTCTGACGAACACCCGTTAAAGGATTTTTTTGCCATGCTGGCGGCGGTGGCCCTGTTTGCCGTCGCCGTTATTTTCACCCTGGCAGTATTGGCCGAACAGTTGGTGCGATTCATCCCCTTCGAGGTGGAGCAATCATTGGCCGAGCGGTTTATAAACAGTGAATTATCTGTCGACAACGGCGGCGATGAAGCACCACAACAACAGCAAATTGAAGACTACTTGCAACAGCTAGCTGATCAATTAAATAAGGCTGATAGCAGCCTATATTCCGACGACATCGATCGGCTGCCCATTACAGTTCACTATGTCGACAGCGATGAGATCAACGCCTTTGCCACCCTTGGCGGTCATATATTAATTTTTCGCGGTTTACTCGAGCACATGCCTAACGAAAATGCTTTGGCGATGGTGCTAGGCCATGAGATTGCCCATATTCAACACCGCGATCCGATTGTTGCCCTCGGCCGCGGCCTGACCATCGGTGTTGCCATGATGAGTATTGCCGGTATCGGCGATGGCGCGATGTCAGAACAACTGTTAAGCCATGTCGCCACCCTCAGTCATTTGAGTTTTAGTCGAGCCCACGAGCAAGAGGCGGATGACAGCGCCCTGCACACGCTGAGCCAATATTATGGTCACGTCGGCGCTGCAGACAGCCTATTTACCATTCTGCTCGAACAGCAAAATGGCAGTCAACCGCCGATATTTTTTAGCACTCATCCGCTGAACAAAGATCGCATTACTCGCATCCAGCAACACCCCGGTTACCGCTCCGACGCGACGCTGACACCGTTGCCTGATTGGTTGAATGCCGCGATCGAACCGCCTTCTGAGCGGTAA
- a CDS encoding SDR family NAD(P)-dependent oxidoreductase: MKDFNNKVAVVTGAGGGVGRSLCIALAQRGMHLALVDISADALVATAEACAGTGVRLSQHVTDISDKAQMAALPAAVTAEHQRVDLLVNNAGITYQKSFATHTIEDWERIVGINWWGVLYGCHYFLPLLKQSGDGHIVNMSSMAGMLGLPGQTSYCATKSAVRMLSEALWVELKKENVGVTTVHPGAVKTDMIQATLKQSDDVAAAQRNYRLAQKIGVTPEHVAERIITAIEKKSIRIRVGKDSILLDLLKRWFPVGIQKLMTKIA, translated from the coding sequence ATGAAAGATTTTAATAACAAAGTGGCAGTCGTCACCGGCGCCGGTGGCGGTGTTGGCCGCTCGCTATGTATCGCCCTGGCACAGCGCGGGATGCACTTGGCGCTGGTCGATATCAGTGCCGATGCGCTGGTAGCCACCGCTGAGGCCTGTGCCGGCACCGGTGTGAGGCTGAGTCAGCATGTTACCGATATCAGTGATAAGGCTCAGATGGCGGCCTTGCCGGCGGCGGTGACGGCAGAACATCAGCGCGTGGATCTGTTAGTGAACAATGCCGGTATTACCTATCAAAAGAGTTTTGCCACCCATACCATCGAGGACTGGGAGCGTATTGTCGGTATTAACTGGTGGGGCGTGCTGTATGGTTGCCACTACTTCTTACCGTTGCTCAAGCAGTCGGGGGATGGTCATATTGTCAATATGTCGAGCATGGCGGGTATGTTAGGGCTGCCCGGTCAAACCTCATACTGTGCGACAAAATCGGCGGTTAGAATGTTGTCGGAAGCCCTGTGGGTGGAGCTAAAGAAAGAGAATGTTGGCGTAACCACAGTACACCCGGGAGCGGTTAAAACCGATATGATACAGGCGACGCTAAAACAGTCGGATGATGTCGCTGCAGCCCAGCGAAATTATCGTTTGGCGCAGAAAATTGGTGTCACACCGGAGCATGTTGCCGAGCGTATTATTACCGCGATTGAGAAAAAATCGATACGTATTCGTGTCGGCAAGGATTCAATTTTGCTGGATTTGCTCAAACGCTGGTTCCCGGTGGGCATTCAGAAACTGATGACCAAAATCGCCTAG
- a CDS encoding YecH family metal-binding protein, translating into MSESHHVHNVLNMMIDSGEEYTNDSLLADVAQRFGGDAVFHSCKKHNMSAAEMISFLAGRDKFISTDNGFKADAKKVCQH; encoded by the coding sequence ATGAGCGAGTCACACCACGTCCATAATGTATTAAATATGATGATCGACAGCGGTGAGGAGTATACTAACGACTCGCTTCTAGCGGATGTGGCACAACGCTTTGGTGGCGATGCCGTGTTTCACTCCTGTAAAAAACACAATATGTCAGCGGCTGAAATGATTAGCTTTCTAGCAGGCCGCGACAAGTTTATAAGTACTGACAATGGCTTCAAGGCAGATGCCAAGAAAGTCTGCCAGCACTGA
- a CDS encoding helix-turn-helix domain-containing protein translates to MARNNLLAANSDHLVPLATTAIASEIIPLLQKNGHDIYAIAESANFPLTILEFQHSHCSEKTWTQLLAAVSLHNGSEGVKTILQQLCQELLIPRYLPGSAQPLRSVIDKAFAITNASSANSKVECRHIAGRVFLVQERRYNSDCQPPHAEQAIIQYMTEIICVLTHRDWRPSRIALQSASVTDDFRHYFSHSTLYLKRRLTAIDITDIDNISNVEFLGGSTADCHQSHRRESFSENFKLVLKPYISSGRLAIDDAARLLGIGARTLQRRLRYEGTSYRKIIDDIMLDHIILLMKNPNKSLTEIGFIMGYSDPAHFSRAFKKITGVSPRCYRKNIASGKENTKLHAATTPP, encoded by the coding sequence ATGGCGCGGAATAATCTATTGGCCGCCAATAGCGACCACCTTGTACCCCTGGCCACCACGGCTATCGCCAGTGAAATTATCCCGCTGCTACAGAAAAATGGCCACGATATTTACGCCATTGCTGAGTCGGCCAATTTCCCGCTGACCATTCTAGAATTTCAACACAGTCACTGCTCTGAGAAAACTTGGACCCAGTTACTCGCCGCCGTCAGCCTGCATAATGGCTCAGAAGGCGTTAAAACGATTTTGCAACAGCTCTGCCAAGAACTTTTGATACCGCGCTACTTGCCCGGTAGCGCCCAGCCTCTTCGCTCGGTCATCGACAAGGCCTTTGCCATCACTAATGCCTCCTCTGCTAACAGTAAAGTTGAGTGTCGCCATATAGCCGGCAGAGTTTTTCTGGTTCAGGAAAGGCGGTATAACAGCGACTGCCAGCCACCGCATGCTGAGCAGGCCATTATTCAGTACATGACTGAGATTATTTGTGTGCTGACACATCGCGATTGGCGACCGAGTCGTATTGCGCTGCAGTCGGCCTCAGTCACTGATGATTTCAGGCACTACTTTAGTCACTCGACGCTGTATCTAAAGCGCCGACTAACCGCCATCGACATCACCGATATCGACAACATTAGTAACGTCGAATTCCTCGGCGGAAGTACGGCTGACTGTCATCAATCGCACCGTAGAGAGAGCTTTTCTGAAAATTTTAAATTGGTACTTAAGCCCTATATAAGCTCTGGTCGCCTAGCTATTGATGATGCAGCAAGACTGCTGGGTATTGGTGCCAGAACTCTGCAGCGTCGACTGCGGTATGAGGGCACAAGTTATCGTAAAATCATCGATGACATTATGCTTGATCACATCATATTACTGATGAAAAACCCAAATAAAAGCCTGACTGAAATCGGTTTTATCATGGGCTATTCTGATCCGGCACATTTCTCCCGCGCCTTTAAAAAGATCACCGGGGTATCTCCTCGCTGCTATCGAAAAAATATCGCCAGTGGCAAGGAAAACACTAAATTACACGCTGCAACGACACCGCCTTAA
- a CDS encoding cation diffusion facilitator family transporter yields the protein MTAQREQIIWRVTVVGTVIDAVLSLLKLGVGFTFRSPALIADGIHSLSDLVSDGLILVMAKVAHQDPDKEHPYGHARFETLGTVILGMILFAVGLGMMVEYGTLVYQGALPPAPNALVLTVVAISLVAKEGLYHYTMHFAKQVTSKLLEANAWHSRSDSLSSLVVLLGLAASLAGYPQFELYAALAVAALIVKMGFSLTWGATQELLDHGVDDETISEITAVIEQVPGVKSLHLLRSRLMGHQIFLDAHIQVGWNISASEGHQINEWVMDAVRQQIDNIGDITLHIDSEDDDASDIQLLLPLRAEVEAYIEDYSALSGAMKVTIHYFSNGLHLELLYADQRNDELMRQQSDQLKSDHPLIKAVSLQRVI from the coding sequence ATGACCGCTCAGCGGGAACAGATCATATGGCGGGTTACCGTCGTCGGCACTGTCATTGATGCGGTATTATCGCTGCTGAAACTCGGCGTCGGTTTTACCTTTCGCTCACCGGCGCTGATTGCCGATGGTATTCACTCGCTTAGCGACCTGGTCAGCGACGGCTTGATCTTAGTCATGGCCAAGGTGGCGCATCAGGACCCGGATAAAGAGCACCCCTATGGTCATGCGCGTTTCGAAACCTTGGGCACGGTCATCCTTGGCATGATTTTGTTTGCCGTCGGCTTGGGCATGATGGTTGAGTATGGCACCCTGGTTTATCAGGGGGCTTTGCCGCCTGCGCCCAATGCGTTGGTGCTGACCGTGGTGGCAATATCGTTGGTGGCGAAGGAGGGGCTGTACCATTACACCATGCACTTTGCCAAGCAAGTGACGTCAAAATTACTCGAGGCCAATGCCTGGCACTCCCGTTCAGATTCCCTGTCCTCGCTGGTGGTATTGCTAGGCTTAGCTGCCTCGTTAGCCGGTTATCCACAGTTTGAATTATACGCTGCGCTGGCTGTTGCGGCGCTGATTGTTAAGATGGGCTTTAGTCTGACCTGGGGGGCAACTCAAGAGTTGCTCGACCACGGTGTGGATGATGAAACCATCAGCGAGATAACGGCGGTAATCGAGCAGGTACCGGGGGTTAAAAGCCTGCATTTACTGCGCTCGCGATTAATGGGCCACCAGATCTTTCTCGATGCCCACATCCAAGTTGGCTGGAATATCAGCGCCTCCGAGGGGCATCAAATCAACGAGTGGGTGATGGATGCTGTTCGTCAGCAAATCGATAATATTGGTGATATTACCCTGCATATTGATTCTGAGGATGACGATGCGTCGGATATACAGTTGCTGCTGCCTTTGAGAGCAGAGGTAGAGGCTTATATTGAAGACTACTCAGCCCTGAGCGGCGCTATGAAAGTGACAATTCACTATTTTTCAAACGGTCTGCATCTCGAGTTACTGTATGCTGATCAGCGAAACGATGAGCTGATGCGCCAGCAGTCTGATCAGCTCAAAAGCGATCACCCGCTGATTAAGGCGGTGTCGTTGCAGCGTGTAATTTAG